The following nucleotide sequence is from Puniceicoccus vermicola.
GCCACCAGTTCCCGGGCGTTCTCCACCGCAGTTTCGGCTTCGGAGGGCTCTACCTCCTCTTTCTGCGCCAACAACTGCATCTCCCCCACATGCTCGACCGAAAGGTTGTGCAACTCCAGAAGACTGCTCACCAATTCCTGCTGGATCGCCAGAAACCGGGTAATCCTCTGTGCATGCCGCAGGGATACGACCTGCTCCCGCAACGATTCCACCCGGTCCAAAAACTCGTCCCAAATATCCGGCCGCACGAGAGAGCTTTGGCGGACTTCCGCAATGCGCCGGATTTCCTCAACCGAGCGGCGCAGTTTCTTCGCGTTCTCCTTCAGTGTTTCCCGTTCCTTGACCTCGCGATTCCGAGCAATCTCCCGGACCTGCTCCCGGGTCGGCTCGGGCTTCTCCACTTTTACCTTTTTTACGACTTCTCCGTCCTCATTCTCGGCCTCTTCAAAGACCCCCAAAGTCGTTTTACGCAGATCCTCATTCAAATACAGAACGATCGCGAGACATCCCGTCACCACAAGAACGATACAGAAGGAGATCCACAGCGGGCCTTTTTTGTCGAGTGAGGTCATCAGTCGTATTTTTCGTGATAGGTTCTCACCCCGACATTTCTCAAATTCCGGAAACTGAGGGCATCCAGCACTTCGACAAAGCGATAGAACGGCGTGAGTTCGTCCGTATCCAACCGAATTCTCCGATCCGGATCCTCCTGTTCGAGATACCTCAGTTCGTCCAGAAGAACCGAAACGGTCACGGGCTCCCCTTCCCAATAGACCTCTCCCTCCGCGTCGATCGCGATCGCGACCACGGTGTCGTCCGGCGGAACTTCGAGCGAAGATCGGGAAATGGGCAGGTTCAAATGCTCCACCTCTTTCCGGTCCTTCTTCAGCATCGTCGTGACCAGGAAGAAGATCAGCAGCAAAAAGACGCAATCGATCAACGGCGACATGCTCAGCGCCACATCTTCGTCTTCCCCATAGCGGTCTCCGCCCATTATCGATATCCCTCCATGGCAAAATCCTCCACGCCCCGGTGCCGCAGCCTCACGCCCACTTTCTCAAAGCCTTGGAGAGAAAGCGTGTCCAGCGCGTCAATCACCCGCTGCACCGGCACCTCCCGGTCCGTATCGAGGCGGATGGCGATGTTCGTCCCCTGCTCCTCGGCCACCCGCTTCAAATCGGCGGGAAACGACTCCAGGGGTTCGTACTCGATTCCCCGGTCACGCCCCACTCCACTGCCTTTGGCCTTGAGGATATTCCCCTCCGCATCCATCGCGTAAATCACCACCTCGGATTCCGCCACCGAGGCCAGCGCCGAGGTGTAATCCGGCAGCTCCACCGGAATCTGTTTCTCCAACTTCTTCAGCATCGTCGTCACGAGGAAAAAGATCAGCAGGAGGAAAACGCAATCGATCAAGGGAGAGAGATC
It contains:
- a CDS encoding ExbD/TolR family protein, with the protein product MGGDRYGEDEDVALSMSPLIDCVFLLLIFFLVTTMLKKDRKEVEHLNLPISRSSLEVPPDDTVVAIAIDAEGEVYWEGEPVTVSVLLDELRYLEQEDPDRRIRLDTDELTPFYRFVEVLDALSFRNLRNVGVRTYHEKYD
- a CDS encoding ExbD/TolR family protein, coding for MSTRRPGLLLTTGNSSRVATIRRFRAKRRTDENIEVDLSPLIDCVFLLLIFFLVTTMLKKLEKQIPVELPDYTSALASVAESEVVIYAMDAEGNILKAKGSGVGRDRGIEYEPLESFPADLKRVAEEQGTNIAIRLDTDREVPVQRVIDALDTLSLQGFEKVGVRLRHRGVEDFAMEGYR